Proteins encoded by one window of Candidatus Sumerlaea chitinivorans:
- a CDS encoding 5-Enolpyruvylshikimate-3-phosphate synthase, with product MTNSSEPLTSSLIPNYPFTAVVEGGEHSLSGVVLAQPSKNYSTRYLLAAALAEGESLVHRVAVSEDSAALQRCLTQLGAQLRFRGPLLGTPRDEVAGLTLDLSVRGFGKQPQVPPDGVLNVGNAGAVLRFLLAISALLPKVTFVTDRPESLGKRPNDELLAALEQLGCRCESQAGKLPITVYGEQPHGGQVQLSGARSSQFLSGLLFLAPLVGEPVEIRIVDRLVSKAPVMQTLEVLERCGVRVTYHPDLMEFHIEPQAYHPGEFYVNGDWPGSAALLAAAAVTNSEITVAGLSDDQQGERLAARALADMGAAVEFTSTGNGQPTVRLRGTSLKGIEFDGDLATDAVLALVGAAALAEGRSRFYNVANLRIKECDRITEPLQELRKIGVRCWEGKEIGDPDPDAIIIEGNPDGFEGGVTVDGRGDHRVIMLLTIVGLRCRKGLRIRGANHVAKSYPLFFNHLIGLGARIRLEEEGAA from the coding sequence ATGACAAACAGCAGTGAGCCACTTACATCATCGCTGATACCCAACTATCCATTTACAGCGGTCGTCGAAGGCGGGGAGCACTCCCTGAGTGGTGTCGTTTTGGCTCAGCCGTCCAAGAACTACTCGACCCGCTACTTGTTGGCAGCGGCATTAGCGGAGGGCGAAAGCCTTGTGCACCGCGTTGCGGTCAGTGAGGATAGCGCAGCGCTGCAGCGTTGCTTGACGCAACTTGGGGCCCAGCTGCGATTCCGGGGGCCACTCTTGGGCACTCCACGCGATGAAGTTGCGGGATTGACGCTGGATCTGAGCGTGCGAGGTTTTGGCAAGCAGCCGCAGGTTCCGCCGGATGGCGTACTCAATGTTGGCAATGCAGGGGCTGTACTCCGCTTTCTACTCGCCATTAGCGCCTTACTGCCCAAGGTCACATTCGTCACAGACCGGCCGGAGTCGCTCGGTAAGCGTCCAAACGACGAATTGCTTGCTGCGCTCGAGCAGCTTGGTTGTCGCTGTGAGTCGCAGGCGGGGAAACTTCCCATTACGGTCTATGGTGAACAGCCCCATGGAGGGCAGGTGCAATTGAGTGGAGCGCGAAGCTCGCAGTTTCTGAGTGGACTGCTCTTTTTGGCACCGCTGGTGGGCGAACCTGTGGAGATTCGTATCGTCGATCGTCTGGTTTCCAAGGCTCCTGTAATGCAGACATTGGAAGTACTGGAGCGGTGCGGCGTACGCGTGACATATCATCCCGATCTTATGGAGTTCCATATCGAGCCCCAGGCCTACCACCCCGGGGAATTCTATGTGAATGGCGACTGGCCCGGGAGCGCTGCGCTGCTTGCAGCTGCAGCTGTGACCAACTCAGAAATTACGGTCGCTGGACTCTCCGACGACCAGCAAGGCGAGCGCTTAGCGGCTCGTGCGCTTGCCGATATGGGAGCGGCGGTAGAGTTTACAAGCACTGGAAACGGGCAGCCCACAGTGCGCCTTCGTGGCACAAGCCTAAAAGGAATCGAGTTTGACGGAGATTTAGCGACCGATGCCGTGCTTGCCTTGGTGGGGGCGGCTGCATTGGCGGAGGGGCGTTCCCGCTTCTACAACGTTGCCAACCTGCGCATCAAAGAGTGCGATCGGATTACGGAACCCTTGCAAGAACTGCGCAAAATTGGTGTGCGTTGCTGGGAAGGCAAGGAGATCGGCGACCCCGATCCGGATGCCATTATCATCGAAGGCAATCCGGATGGCTTCGAAGGCGGAGTCACAGTGGACGGCAGAGGTGACCACCGCGTAATTATGCTGCTCACCATTGTGGGGCTCCGATGTCGCAAAGGACTGCGCATTCGGGGCGCGAACCATGTGGCTAAGAGCTACCCGCTGTTTTTTAATCACCTCATCGGCCTTGGAGCAAGAATTCGGTTAGAGGAAGAGGGGGCTGCATGA
- a CDS encoding GlpG protein (membrane protein of glp regulon) codes for MKGWWSEVDAWVSRWLTPVVKWLIYICVLVFVLLPFAPTFFVRLLGASFETTILQLRVWQLVTYAFVHASFSHILFNLLALGMFGTRLELRWGNRTFLRFVLVVAIGAVLTHLLLTPLLGQQQVMIVGISGVVYGILLAYAYYYPDEIIYVQFLIPVKAKVFVIILGVLAFLSSIGNVNSGVAHLTHLGGLVVAYLFVRYPQMFSRIPVPDFWNRRWRGW; via the coding sequence ATGAAAGGCTGGTGGTCCGAAGTAGACGCGTGGGTCAGCCGCTGGCTCACGCCCGTGGTGAAGTGGCTGATTTATATTTGCGTCCTTGTTTTTGTTCTTCTGCCATTTGCACCAACTTTTTTCGTACGACTTCTGGGAGCAAGCTTCGAAACGACGATCCTTCAGCTTAGAGTGTGGCAACTTGTGACGTACGCCTTTGTGCACGCAAGTTTTTCCCACATTCTTTTCAATTTGTTAGCGCTTGGGATGTTTGGTACACGTTTGGAGCTGCGTTGGGGAAACCGCACTTTTTTGCGATTCGTGCTTGTGGTTGCGATTGGTGCGGTGCTCACGCACCTTTTGCTTACGCCCCTTCTTGGACAACAGCAAGTGATGATTGTTGGGATTTCTGGGGTTGTCTATGGCATCCTTTTGGCTTATGCGTACTATTATCCCGACGAGATCATCTATGTCCAATTCCTCATTCCGGTAAAGGCGAAGGTATTTGTGATTATCCTCGGGGTGTTGGCTTTCTTGTCCTCCATCGGGAACGTCAACAGTGGTGTCGCGCATCTGACTCATCTGGGAGGTCTGGTTGTGGCCTACTTATTTGTGAGATATCCTCAAATGTTTAGTCGCATCCCAGTCCCGGATTTTTGGAACCGGCGTTGGAGAGGATGGTGA
- a CDS encoding Carboxyl-terminal protease produces MSDKPKRRFSEKHLYYATVALIVVSLMLVGTFARAVKKADDDQFWEFTAMFSEIYKEIQERYVEEVDSKKLFEGALQGMFLTLDPHSQYLDPDNYSQLEKDTEGAFSGVGLHITIRDGVLTVIAPIPGSPAAKAGVRPWDRIIEIDGKKTEGITIIEAVKKLTGPSGTTVTIKVYREGEPDFLTFTLVRKNIKVESVYYKMLDDKIGYARVAKFSDATSRDLRKAIEFFKEKNAKGIILDLRFNAGGLLKEAIDVSNLFLPKGKVIVSTKGRMKNQNQEFRAENDPVTDLPLIVLINKGSASASEIVAGAIKDHRRGVILGVKGSRSYGKGSVQTIEELAHSFEKDENGNYRPAAIRLTTARYYTPSGVSIDKVGVTPDIAVELPKGHEGELLKHGLYGDPPMEEEEVTTTPSRFTWKSNPLETTAPAGSTPAPSDDELNNEGSLQGSAVKSKDEQTTLPEPKKIIPLDRKLFPDAEVEGEAKKEEKKPKKNGQFVDYQLEVARRLLLDYIEKGKDFFAPDSGMPPAVASGQDQATSQAVSLAQ; encoded by the coding sequence ATGTCGGACAAACCGAAACGACGTTTTTCTGAAAAGCACCTCTACTACGCGACCGTTGCTCTTATCGTTGTCTCCCTAATGCTCGTCGGGACATTTGCCCGGGCGGTGAAAAAGGCCGACGACGATCAGTTCTGGGAATTCACCGCCATGTTCAGCGAGATCTATAAGGAAATCCAAGAGCGCTATGTCGAAGAGGTGGACTCGAAAAAGCTTTTCGAAGGGGCGCTTCAGGGAATGTTCCTGACGCTGGATCCTCATTCGCAGTATCTTGATCCTGACAATTACAGCCAGCTGGAAAAGGACACGGAGGGTGCATTCAGTGGGGTCGGACTCCACATCACGATTCGTGATGGCGTGTTGACGGTTATTGCGCCGATTCCGGGGTCCCCAGCGGCAAAAGCGGGAGTGCGCCCGTGGGATCGCATCATTGAAATTGATGGCAAAAAAACGGAAGGTATCACCATCATCGAAGCCGTAAAGAAGCTCACCGGCCCATCTGGCACGACCGTGACCATCAAGGTCTATCGCGAGGGCGAGCCGGATTTCCTTACGTTCACTCTCGTGCGTAAAAACATCAAGGTGGAGAGCGTCTACTACAAGATGCTTGACGACAAAATTGGCTATGCGCGTGTGGCAAAATTCAGCGATGCGACGTCGCGAGACCTGCGCAAGGCCATCGAGTTCTTTAAAGAAAAGAACGCGAAGGGGATCATTCTGGATCTGCGGTTCAACGCAGGCGGCTTGCTGAAAGAGGCAATCGACGTTAGCAACCTTTTCCTGCCCAAAGGCAAAGTGATTGTCTCGACAAAAGGTCGCATGAAAAACCAGAATCAGGAATTCCGAGCAGAAAATGACCCAGTCACCGATCTCCCGTTGATCGTGCTTATCAATAAGGGAAGCGCCAGTGCCTCCGAAATTGTGGCTGGCGCAATCAAGGATCACCGCCGAGGAGTGATCCTTGGGGTCAAAGGATCGCGTAGCTACGGCAAAGGGTCAGTGCAAACGATTGAAGAGTTGGCGCACTCGTTTGAGAAAGACGAGAACGGCAACTATCGCCCTGCCGCGATCCGTCTGACCACAGCGCGCTATTACACGCCAAGCGGCGTTAGCATCGACAAGGTGGGGGTCACACCGGATATCGCCGTTGAGCTGCCCAAGGGACACGAGGGCGAGCTACTGAAGCACGGGCTTTATGGCGATCCGCCTATGGAAGAAGAAGAGGTGACGACCACTCCCTCGCGCTTCACGTGGAAGAGCAATCCGCTGGAGACGACCGCCCCTGCTGGCTCCACCCCCGCGCCATCGGACGATGAGCTCAATAACGAGGGCTCTCTCCAAGGCTCGGCTGTGAAATCCAAAGACGAACAAACTACCTTGCCCGAACCCAAGAAGATCATTCCTCTGGATCGCAAGCTCTTCCCCGATGCGGAGGTCGAGGGCGAAGCGAAGAAAGAAGAGAAGAAACCCAAGAAGAACGGGCAATTCGTGGACTATCAGCTCGAAGTTGCCCGGCGGCTCTTGCTCGACTATATTGAAAAAGGCAAAGATTTCTTCGCTCCGGATTCTGGCATGCCGCCAGCGGTGGCTTCTGGACAGGACCAAGCAACGTCCCAAGCGGTGAGCCTCGCGCAATAG
- a CDS encoding Exodeoxyribonuclease VII large subunit, producing the protein MTNPFDNLNGQAFLNEGRTWLGAQEAEEQSRPLTVYELTRELKRLLEEAFRFVYVEGEVSNFKRHTSGHLYFTLKDEEDRASINCVMWKTDAVRLRSLPKDGDKVEVRGRITVYEPRGQYQIVVNEIRPAGLGRLFLEFQRLKEKLEREGLFAPERKRPLPPFPRAIGVVTSQTGAAIRDILKVLGRRAPQIPVFIYPVRVQGAEAAREIAHGIQRMNELALADVLIVGRGGGSLEDLWAFNEEVVARAIAASSIPVISAVGHEVDFTIADFVADVRAPTPSAAAEIVAKSSGELLEQISALRRRLVHTIDRRLAPLREVRHLRQRMVGAVQRRCTRLETALQLRARIIQSVRLRVSAYQSAITRFSDLLRLQRPMSIVNETRQRLDDLVERAAAAFSERLARAKHCAELLSARLKALDPTSILARGYSITYDAATHQILRRADDTAPGRVVRVVLHQGELRANVVATTGAQDCGGQHSSAPSAPQPELPLFTPDDERGTQQ; encoded by the coding sequence ATGACCAACCCCTTCGACAACCTGAATGGCCAAGCTTTCCTGAACGAGGGGCGTACTTGGCTCGGCGCTCAAGAAGCAGAGGAGCAATCGCGCCCGCTCACCGTCTACGAGCTCACGCGCGAACTTAAGCGTTTGCTGGAAGAGGCTTTCCGCTTCGTCTATGTCGAGGGCGAGGTTTCGAACTTCAAGCGTCACACCTCGGGGCATCTGTATTTCACCCTGAAGGATGAGGAAGACCGAGCTTCCATCAACTGCGTGATGTGGAAGACCGACGCGGTTCGGCTACGCTCCCTGCCCAAGGACGGCGACAAAGTAGAGGTGCGGGGAAGAATCACGGTTTACGAGCCGCGGGGTCAATATCAGATCGTGGTGAATGAAATTCGCCCCGCAGGACTCGGCCGTCTCTTCTTAGAATTTCAGCGGCTGAAGGAAAAGCTGGAACGCGAGGGGCTCTTCGCGCCAGAACGCAAGCGACCTCTGCCTCCCTTCCCCCGAGCGATTGGGGTGGTCACGTCGCAAACTGGGGCAGCAATTCGTGATATTCTGAAAGTTTTGGGACGGCGTGCGCCGCAGATTCCTGTTTTCATCTACCCGGTGAGGGTGCAGGGGGCCGAAGCGGCACGGGAGATTGCACACGGAATCCAACGCATGAACGAACTCGCGCTGGCCGACGTGCTCATTGTGGGACGTGGCGGCGGCTCGCTCGAGGATCTCTGGGCTTTCAATGAGGAGGTCGTTGCACGAGCGATCGCGGCATCCAGCATTCCGGTCATTTCAGCAGTGGGGCACGAGGTAGACTTTACAATCGCTGACTTTGTGGCGGACGTGCGAGCTCCTACCCCGTCTGCCGCTGCAGAAATCGTGGCCAAGAGTTCAGGGGAGCTGCTTGAACAGATAAGTGCCTTGCGCAGGCGCCTTGTGCACACGATTGATCGACGCTTAGCTCCCTTACGCGAAGTACGCCACCTTCGGCAACGCATGGTGGGCGCAGTTCAACGACGTTGCACCCGACTCGAAACCGCTTTGCAGCTGCGAGCTCGCATCATCCAAAGCGTTCGATTGCGTGTGAGCGCTTACCAGAGCGCGATTACGCGCTTTTCCGATCTCCTGCGACTGCAACGGCCCATGTCGATCGTGAACGAAACTCGCCAGCGACTGGACGACCTTGTGGAGAGGGCTGCTGCTGCGTTCAGCGAGCGTCTCGCACGGGCAAAACATTGCGCTGAATTACTCAGCGCTCGCCTGAAGGCGCTGGATCCTACAAGTATTCTCGCACGAGGCTACTCGATCACCTACGACGCGGCGACACATCAGATTCTGAGACGAGCTGACGACACCGCGCCGGGCCGTGTGGTGAGGGTAGTGCTTCATCAGGGCGAACTTCGGGCAAACGTGGTGGCAACAACTGGTGCTCAGGATTGCGGAGGGCAGCACTCGTCCGCTCCCTCGGCGCCACAACCCGAGCTCCCTCTATTCACTCCTGACGACGAGCGGGGGACCCAGCAGTGA
- a CDS encoding 2-heptaprenyl-1,4-naphthoquinone methyltransferase, with the protein MTELLDQPGGEKLLAQTKQTSAIRSMFDRISPTYDLLNHLLSFNVDRYWRRVTAEVVVAHQPERVLDVCCGTGDLALALRRAAMRKGLNLKCIATDFAPAMVCRAAQKFAATDQSAAGSLKAAIADTLQLPFRDNTFDAVTVAFGIRNVADLDAGLRELARVVRPGGMVAILEFSQPRSRVFAPLYRFYSFRVMPWVGKLISGTRAYAYLPASVDAFPSGEEFLKRLHAACHGVVCLRELTFGIATLYCGTVAKPGASSDAQPATGGA; encoded by the coding sequence GTGACCGAATTGCTTGATCAGCCGGGTGGTGAAAAACTGCTGGCGCAGACGAAACAAACGTCAGCTATCCGGTCGATGTTCGACCGGATCTCGCCCACCTACGATTTGCTGAATCATCTCCTGAGCTTCAACGTGGATCGTTACTGGCGTCGGGTTACTGCGGAGGTTGTGGTGGCGCATCAACCTGAGCGCGTCCTCGACGTCTGTTGTGGGACGGGAGATCTGGCGCTTGCTCTCCGGCGAGCAGCAATGCGGAAAGGATTGAATCTGAAGTGTATCGCCACGGATTTTGCCCCAGCAATGGTATGTCGCGCAGCCCAGAAGTTCGCCGCAACTGACCAGTCTGCCGCAGGATCGTTGAAAGCCGCAATTGCTGACACACTGCAGCTCCCATTTCGTGATAACACTTTTGACGCGGTGACGGTAGCCTTCGGAATCCGCAACGTGGCGGACTTAGATGCAGGCCTGCGCGAGCTGGCCCGAGTGGTCCGGCCGGGAGGAATGGTCGCAATTCTCGAGTTTTCGCAACCACGATCCCGCGTGTTCGCTCCGCTGTACCGTTTCTACAGCTTTCGGGTCATGCCGTGGGTTGGAAAATTGATTTCTGGTACGCGCGCTTACGCTTACCTGCCTGCGTCCGTGGATGCCTTCCCAAGCGGGGAAGAATTCTTGAAACGTCTGCATGCTGCGTGCCACGGGGTCGTATGTTTGCGCGAACTGACCTTTGGGATTGCCACCCTTTACTGCGGGACCGTGGCTAAGCCGGGCGCCTCCAGTGATGCCCAACCCGCTACAGGAGGTGCCTAA
- a CDS encoding 3-hydroxyacyl-[acyl-carrier-protein] dehydratase, FabZ form, with translation MSNDKPFDLKAPLDINQIREILPHRYPFLLVDRIDEISETRVVGTKCVTMNEWFFQGHFPQRPVMPGVLMIEAMAQVGAVLALAREGGNSLALLAGVDQAKFRRIVQPGDVLRIEVEETYRRKTIGKTAGKIYANGELACEAIITFALSVQEK, from the coding sequence GTGAGTAACGATAAACCTTTTGATTTGAAGGCTCCACTGGACATCAATCAGATCCGGGAGATTTTGCCCCATCGTTATCCGTTCCTCCTTGTCGACCGGATTGACGAGATCAGCGAGACGCGCGTGGTGGGAACTAAATGCGTGACCATGAACGAGTGGTTCTTTCAGGGGCATTTCCCCCAGCGGCCCGTCATGCCCGGCGTCCTCATGATCGAAGCAATGGCGCAGGTAGGGGCTGTTTTGGCCCTTGCACGCGAAGGCGGCAACAGCCTGGCTCTCCTCGCTGGAGTGGATCAGGCAAAGTTCCGACGCATCGTCCAGCCCGGCGACGTCCTGCGTATCGAGGTTGAGGAAACCTATCGCCGAAAAACGATCGGGAAAACAGCGGGCAAAATCTACGCGAATGGGGAATTGGCCTGCGAGGCGATCATCACCTTTGCTCTCTCTGTTCAGGAGAAGTGA